A single genomic interval of Sinorhizobium garamanticum harbors:
- a CDS encoding SPOR domain-containing protein, producing the protein MADKQFARSGPAEFDVLADDDPLSELARIVGYDARPAVQQLQELQRHQEAVRRDPAFDLEEELLREFDSYDAPRAVAVHPDSGLVEHPVAGGVTEQYHADAIEPAAESAVVAVEDRVSPISEPAEDRDNDPALDAPVADTVAPADLDVVDVGEFAEIHPAVDLERELELSLGYEDLSLAQDSQGSEAVYTSGSIQSHSGRSEAFDAPAFDALHVPLALHAAAARAAEPAESSDALFIDMADELARSNEQTAAPIGNAAVAPAVAASGSKDEVDRLLADVERFPVPVATGLLAAAVEAHPAIHASPAAPVKKSSYPFKPTFSRATPVASASGASQQRAFAAPIAEPVVAKTPATPVASPPPAPEPVQEVAAVEPEPSFDIEDFELELSDLALDIDPPETDARQEVQAAVEQPVVAHPALVEPAAQPFLQALSVSAEAEVRRDEPRASTAVVEEEVPAESALPFDPAMIAEPESGVAPIADVDVPQLPALDVEEKPAAFATDYDLDIDAEMAQLFSTPAPRGAPRVDDHRADAAAAKPSPQALAVDDFDEFEKAMEEDFHRSMAERQNAAKDTERLAAPRLDRAAEYSEQGYGRRSQRTMLLAASVAGVIILGGAGVYAWMGGSSATLTGDGPKIILADKNPVKVVPEEKGGKTVPNQDKAVYDRVAGAQGDVPRQGALVSSTEEPMDVVQKTLTPETLPLEGSEDGDVMTATPPADEEEVARLLPDGDTSDAAAAEEEKAPAVAPRKVRTMIVKPDGTLVAREEPAAPPANDATASVNEQSIPATASGQAAASGSKGAATVADAGSELRASEQPAAGVEKVALAAPSDAPLEEVAVRSVKTTAIGSGAAPVPQTRPAGQAVANAAKTPAKNEPATETANAAPAAPLATASVPAGSYVIQIASLPSEAEAQKSYNSLSAKFGSVIGGRGVDIRKAEIAGKGTYYRVRIPAGSREEANALCSRYKSAGGSCLVTK; encoded by the coding sequence CTGCCTTCGACCTTGAGGAAGAGCTTCTCCGCGAGTTCGATAGCTATGACGCTCCGCGCGCTGTTGCGGTTCACCCGGATAGCGGGCTTGTCGAGCATCCGGTCGCCGGCGGCGTGACGGAGCAGTATCACGCCGACGCCATTGAGCCGGCTGCCGAGTCCGCGGTCGTTGCGGTCGAAGATCGCGTTTCTCCAATTTCCGAACCAGCCGAAGATCGAGACAACGATCCTGCTTTGGATGCTCCGGTTGCCGATACGGTGGCGCCGGCCGATCTCGATGTCGTCGATGTTGGCGAGTTCGCGGAAATCCATCCGGCCGTCGATCTGGAGCGCGAGCTCGAACTCTCGCTCGGCTACGAAGATCTGTCGCTTGCACAGGATTCCCAAGGTTCCGAAGCTGTCTACACGAGTGGCAGCATTCAGTCGCACTCGGGCCGGAGTGAAGCCTTCGATGCGCCCGCCTTTGACGCCCTGCACGTACCGCTTGCGCTTCACGCTGCCGCCGCTCGGGCCGCCGAACCTGCAGAGAGCTCGGATGCGCTGTTTATCGACATGGCGGATGAGCTTGCCAGAAGCAACGAGCAAACGGCCGCGCCGATTGGCAATGCTGCCGTAGCACCGGCTGTGGCCGCGTCTGGCTCCAAGGATGAGGTCGACCGTCTTCTTGCCGATGTCGAGCGTTTTCCTGTGCCGGTCGCGACAGGTCTGTTGGCGGCGGCCGTGGAGGCCCACCCGGCGATCCATGCGTCCCCCGCTGCGCCGGTCAAGAAGAGCAGCTATCCTTTTAAGCCCACCTTCAGCCGTGCGACGCCGGTTGCGTCCGCCTCTGGCGCATCGCAGCAGCGCGCCTTCGCCGCGCCGATCGCCGAGCCTGTCGTCGCAAAAACTCCCGCCACGCCAGTCGCATCGCCACCGCCAGCGCCGGAGCCCGTTCAGGAAGTGGCTGCGGTCGAGCCGGAACCGAGCTTCGACATCGAGGATTTCGAGCTTGAATTGTCGGACCTTGCTCTGGATATAGACCCGCCGGAGACTGATGCACGGCAAGAGGTCCAGGCAGCAGTTGAGCAGCCGGTCGTTGCGCATCCTGCATTGGTCGAGCCGGCGGCACAGCCCTTCCTGCAGGCGCTGTCCGTCTCGGCTGAAGCCGAAGTCCGCCGCGATGAGCCGCGGGCGTCGACGGCGGTCGTAGAGGAAGAAGTACCGGCCGAAAGCGCGTTGCCTTTCGATCCCGCAATGATCGCCGAGCCGGAAAGCGGCGTGGCGCCGATAGCGGACGTCGACGTGCCACAGTTGCCGGCTCTGGATGTCGAAGAAAAACCGGCCGCCTTTGCGACCGACTACGATCTCGATATCGACGCGGAAATGGCGCAGCTTTTCAGCACGCCGGCGCCCCGGGGCGCTCCGCGTGTCGACGATCACCGTGCTGATGCCGCAGCGGCGAAGCCAAGTCCTCAAGCCTTGGCGGTCGATGATTTCGACGAATTTGAAAAAGCGATGGAAGAAGACTTCCATCGCTCGATGGCCGAGCGTCAGAACGCGGCCAAGGACACGGAACGCCTGGCGGCGCCGAGACTGGATCGCGCCGCGGAATATAGCGAGCAGGGCTATGGTCGCCGCTCCCAACGCACGATGCTTCTGGCCGCCAGCGTAGCGGGCGTCATCATTCTCGGTGGTGCCGGCGTCTATGCCTGGATGGGGGGCAGCAGTGCCACCCTCACTGGCGACGGCCCGAAGATCATCCTGGCGGACAAGAATCCGGTAAAGGTTGTCCCGGAAGAGAAGGGCGGCAAGACCGTACCGAACCAGGACAAGGCCGTCTACGATCGTGTCGCCGGAGCTCAGGGGGATGTACCGCGCCAGGGGGCGTTGGTCTCCTCGACCGAAGAGCCGATGGATGTAGTACAGAAAACGCTGACGCCAGAGACTTTGCCGCTGGAAGGCAGCGAGGATGGTGACGTAATGACGGCCACTCCCCCGGCAGATGAGGAGGAAGTGGCGCGCCTGCTGCCTGACGGAGACACAAGCGACGCTGCGGCGGCCGAGGAGGAAAAAGCTCCTGCGGTGGCTCCGCGCAAGGTCCGCACGATGATCGTCAAGCCCGACGGCACGCTGGTCGCTCGCGAAGAGCCGGCGGCTCCGCCGGCGAACGACGCGACGGCGAGTGTCAACGAACAATCCATTCCGGCGACCGCTTCCGGTCAGGCCGCGGCCTCGGGCTCCAAGGGTGCCGCGACCGTCGCCGATGCCGGATCTGAGCTGCGTGCCAGCGAGCAACCGGCTGCCGGTGTCGAGAAGGTTGCCCTGGCTGCGCCTAGCGATGCTCCCCTCGAGGAGGTCGCTGTCCGCAGCGTGAAGACAACAGCGATTGGCAGCGGAGCGGCGCCCGTGCCGCAGACGCGTCCGGCGGGCCAGGCCGTTGCGAATGCCGCGAAAACGCCTGCGAAAAACGAACCCGCGACGGAAACGGCAAATGCAGCACCGGCCGCACCGCTTGCGACCGCCTCCGTGCCTGCCGGCAGCTACGTGATCCAGATCGCCTCGCTGCCTTCTGAAGCCGAAGCGCAGAAGAGCTACAACAGCCTTTCCGCGAAGTTCGGCAGTGTCATCGGCGGCCGCGGCGTCGATATTCGCAAGGCTGAGATCGCCGGCAAGGGGACCTACTATCGAGTGCGTATTCCGGCCGGCTCGCGGGAGGAGGCCAATGCGCTTTGCTCCCGCTACAAGAGCGCAGGCGGAAGCTGCCTGGTTACGAAGTAA